The Lathyrus oleraceus cultivar Zhongwan6 chromosome 5, CAAS_Psat_ZW6_1.0, whole genome shotgun sequence genome includes the window tatttatagTAACGCATAATTAAACTGTTGCAATTGGTCCCAAATTAACAACATTTGATTCCTTAAATGCTTCAAATCTTGGTTCTTTGGCCTGAAACTTTAACCCAGCGTAGAGTTTCATGTAATCCTCAAACACAAATTTTGGGTAAATTTCATTGTTTTCTTCTATCAATGTTGGTGCTGGGTAGATAACAGCGTCACTACCAGGGTTGTAGAATGAGGCTATGGACATTCTTGTTCCATCACTTTGTGCTATCACACGGTGCTCTATACTTTTGTATTTACCATTGGTAATTACCTGTTTCAGAAGAATGATGTTTTTGAGATGAATCGTGTGTTGCATTTTAGGTGTTTGTGAAAATGTCAATATGAATTTATGAGAAAAAAAATTGGTTATGCTTACCTCTAGTTGGTCACCGAGGTTGATGACAATTGAATGATGCATGGGTGGAACATCTACCCAGATGCCATCTTTGAGAAGTTGGAGGCCACTGACTTTGTCGTCTTGGAAAAGGAGGATGATTCCTCCGGCATCGGTGTGTGCGCGGAGACCCTTCACTAGATCGGGTTTTGGACATGGAGGGTAGTTTGCTATCTTGGTGCCAAAAGTTGGTCCTTTTGATCCATAGAAGGCCTTTTTGAGGTACCCTTTTTCTAGTCCAAGATTTTCACATAACAAGTCTAGTAGCTCCTCTGCTAGTTTCTCTAGTCTCAAAGCAAATTCCTTCATTGATTTCCTGCATAATTGTCTCTAGTAATTTAGAATCTCGTGAAAACTACAATATATATAGCTGCAAGTTTAGTTGTGAATAAAACAGTTAACATGTTATTCATTCATGAGAGTCAAATCTGAGATCTTGTTTCAGAAATCTAGGTTCAATTTCATTTGGTGCTAACTTAATGTTGGTATTGAAATCATCATTTGGCATGGAACAATGTTTGAAGTTAACAAGAAATTGTGACCTTTTTGTATTATTAACTCAGCCAATTATTTGTGTGTTGCAATGTAAATATTTGATATGTGTAACCTGTATTCATCACTAAGATCAGGGATCTCTGAAATGTTTGACTCAGGTAGGTGACGCAAGTGGAAGGTACTCTCCCAATCCATGTCTTTGACCTCAGTTTGAACAGCTTCAAGCCCTTTCTCAGCTACTAATTCCTTGAATCTTTGTTCCATGCATTTCCTGTAGTGTTCTTTGGTCAATCTCTCCACGGTGTCCATCAAGTCATGAGGTATGCCATGATTCACCAGCTACATAAAAAGCATACATAAATAGAGATTTAGATGCCAATGTATAAATCTatatgaaaattaaaaaaaaaagttctatatatTGAACTCATCTAAGGTACCTCAAAGAATCCCCAGTTTTCACAAGCATCTTTGATTTTCTCCATAGTAGCTTCTCTCTTCTCACCATTGATGTTCTCTAAGTTGATAATTGGGAAATTCTCCATATCTCACTCAAACTCTTAGCTTCAACTCTCTTTGTATGCTTTTCTTTCTCCAAGTTTATTGTAGGTTGCTTGCTTTAGGATGCATATTAGAGTTCTATACAAGGTGGTATTTATAGACCTTTACATCAAAGACCAAACACAACCAATTCTTATTTTAAATCTAATtgaatatattttttttaataatcTGATTTGTTCACCTTAATCTTCCTAGCTTTATCATTAGTCTACATCATAGCTTGTGCTTAATTCGGGTTCCTTTGTTGAATAATCTTACACACTTGGCATAAGTTGGACCCACTTGATGGCTATATTTTTTTCTTCATGAATACTTGACCAAACTCAACAACAAAGGCTGCCACAAGTCTATTTGTTCcattttaaaacttttttttaaCCATATATTTGAAAATGATGTCTAAGAAGGAGCCTCGAAATCGCAGT containing:
- the LOC127083235 gene encoding 1-aminocyclopropane-1-carboxylate oxidase; this encodes MENFPIINLENINGEKREATMEKIKDACENWGFFELVNHGIPHDLMDTVERLTKEHYRKCMEQRFKELVAEKGLEAVQTEVKDMDWESTFHLRHLPESNISEIPDLSDEYRKSMKEFALRLEKLAEELLDLLCENLGLEKGYLKKAFYGSKGPTFGTKIANYPPCPKPDLVKGLRAHTDAGGIILLFQDDKVSGLQLLKDGIWVDVPPMHHSIVINLGDQLEVITNGKYKSIEHRVIAQSDGTRMSIASFYNPGSDAVIYPAPTLIEENNEIYPKFVFEDYMKLYAGLKFQAKEPRFEAFKESNVVNLGPIATV